CCACGCCACGTCGATGCACTACCTCTTTCTCGGCTTCGAAGGTTTCGCCGGTCTGCGTCTCTGGATCTGGCTGGCCGTTGCGCTGAATCTGGTGGCGGTGACGATTCTCTCGATCCACCCGCTGCGCCGGCGGGTGCTGACGCTCAACATAGCGTGCGTCTGCGGGTTCCTGGGAATCTGGCTGGAGAAGGGCATGGGGCTGGTGGTTCCGGGCTTCATTCCCACGCCGCTTGGCGAGATCTTCGAGTACGTGCCGACCGCAACGGAGTTCTATATCGCGATCGGCATCTGGGCGTTCGGCTTTCTGGTCTTCACGTTGCTCGCCAAGGCGAGCATCGCCATCGAGTTGGGTCGGGTGCGCTCGAGTCCCGGTCGGACCCGGGGTGCGAGGACGGCGGGATCGGGTGTCGCCGCCGTCGCGCATTCGGAGTGAGCGCCGGTCGCGTCGGGTGGCCGGCGACCCACACGAGCAGGGCGGCGGTGTTTACCGTCGCCCTGCTAGCTCACGCCGCTTCGAGCGACTCACTGCGCGATGACCGCAAGCGACATCTCGTCGATCAGCGCCTCGTCTGCGGCGTTGTAGCCGGTCAACTGACGCAGCACGCGGATCTCGTGGTACTCGTGGCCGGTCACGTTCACCAGCACGCTTGTGCCCACACTCTGCCGATGATGCTGGGGAGCGCCGGAACCCGGCTTGACGCTGGTGCAGAGTTCGAAGGTGCCGAGCCCGGTCGGGGCGACGATCTGCTGATCCGGTTCTCCCTGATCGACGACGATGGCAATCGTGAGCGCGGTGGTGTCGTCGTTCGCCTTTACCGAACATTCCGCGTGGAACTGGATGAGGTACTTGCTGCCGCCGAAGGGCGACAGCACGGTCGAGCCGGCGTTGTTGAGCGGCAGCGCCGCGCTGGCGCCGTTGTTGATGATGGTCGTGGTGGTCCGTGTCGTGCCGAACATGACCGGGTCCGCCCACACCGACTGGACGAAGAAGGCGAGGATCAGAATCGCGATGGCCTGCGCAAAGATTCGTGACGAATGATAGGTGTGGTCCATGGTGGCTTCCTCTCGCTGTTGTTGGCGTTGCCCCGAACGTCGTACGCGGTTCGCGGCACGGTGACGCGAGACGTATTGGGCGCGCGGGCGCCCGCCACGGACAATCCGCCGCAGTGACTAGTACGAAGGGCCGATCCGCCGCCAGACCGTCGCCAGCCAGGGCTGCTGCGCGCGCGGCAGTCCCGGCGGGCGATAGTAGTGTTCGAGTTCAGCGAAGCCTGCCGCCAGCAGGTGGTGCTGCCATGTTTCCAGGTCGTGATAGACGCCGTAGCGCTCGCCCGACCATCCTTCCTGGTTGTGGCCGCGCGGGTTCGAGCTGAAGAGCACGCCGCCCGGCTTGAGCGTCGCGCGCAGTTCGCCCAGCACGCGCGGCAATTCCTGGGTCGGCACGTGGAAGAGCACGGCGTTGGCGAACACGCCGTCGAACCGATCGGGCGGCAGATCGAGCGCGAGGAAATCTTGTTCCCACACGATGCAGCCGCTGTGCGCGCGGGCCATTGCCGCAAGCCGCGGTGCACCTTCCAGGCCGACGGCGACATGTCCGAGACCCGAGAACGCGGCGAGGTCGCGGCCCGGGCCGCAGCCCAGATCGAGTATCGTGAACGGCGGGTCGGCCGCGATATGGCGCAGGAGCGCATCGATGTTCTGACGCACGT
The genomic region above belongs to Betaproteobacteria bacterium and contains:
- a CDS encoding class I SAM-dependent methyltransferase, with protein sequence MKRSAAELAGIVARTVGHYDRHAQQFWEGTRDHDVRQNIDALLRHIAADPPFTILDLGCGPGRDLAAFSGLGHVAVGLEGAPRLAAMARAHSGCIVWEQDFLALDLPPDRFDGVFANAVLFHVPTQELPRVLGELRATLKPGGVLFSSNPRGHNQEGWSGERYGVYHDLETWQHHLLAAGFAELEHYYRPPGLPRAQQPWLATVWRRIGPSY